CTGAGTCAGTGCTGGGCGCTGGAGCCCACCCGCAGCGGGCGCACCCGCATCCGCAATGTGCTGGCGGATAAATACATTGACCTTGTGGGCATGAACACCGCCAACGGTGCACAGGCCCAGATCTGGAACTTTGTAGCAGGCGGCAATCAGGAGTGGACGCTGGAACGCATCGATCCGGACACCGCCCAGAGCGGCCGCCGCGCCGAGGAGGCCAAAGACCCGCAGCCCACGCCCAGCCAGCGCAAGCATCAGAACGACCTTGTGCGCAAGCTGAACAATGCGGGCAAGGGAAGAGCAAGCCGGAAGGGGCAATGATTTTAAATTGCCGCCGCGTTGCTCTGGCATATTCAGAGGAAAAAGTTATTTTTGGTTTGCACCC
Above is a genomic segment from Faecalibacterium taiwanense containing:
- a CDS encoding RICIN domain-containing protein translates to MAKASQAVILENEFYIIKAPNGKVLEVKNFNTENGAAIQLWSYAGHPWQQWQFVDAGEGRWRICNRFTGKMMDLALGGVVEGTWLHQWDRTSGLSQCWALEPTRSGRTRIRNVLADKYIDLVGMNTANGAQAQIWNFVAGGNQEWTLERIDPDTAQSGRRAEEAKDPQPTPSQRKHQNDLVRKLNNAGKGRASRKGQ